The following DNA comes from Anastrepha obliqua isolate idAnaObli1 chromosome 1, idAnaObli1_1.0, whole genome shotgun sequence.
ACAGCTGCCATCAGTCACTCCATCGGatgtaacaaaaatatttttttttcgatatggtTTCATGGACATGGTTTCATTCATTCACTGTAGCGTATTCTGCTAGCTCAGTTTTTCAAAGCCTTGGGGACGGTTTCTGGCTCTATTTCATGAATAGCTTACTCGATATTCGCCTTAGGAATCGATTGGCAACACCGAAACGGCTGATAACACGACTATCGAACTTGCGACAAAAGCTGATTGACATGACACTTCATCTTGCTGAAGCCAAAGCCATATAAGTAAATACTTTGTTTGACAGGGTTTTACAGAGCTTTTTCACAGTCTTATgccgacttcgaacggtagatggtttttatgagaagtttttccatggcagaaatacaggaAATAGGTTTACTTTTTTAGCTGAGGAGGAAAAAGCTTTTCTATCACTTAGTGTTTCAAGTCCGCAGAAGCCCGGTTTAGAACTAGtatgatattatattattttagataaaaatcTGTGCTGAAAGAAAAACACAACTCAGCGAAACAAGAATGCCTATATAACACTTTATACAGGCTAGACCTACACAAGCTCGACGGGTTACATGATAGCCACCATGGGATAGGTCGGCTAACTTCAATCCACTTTCTAGGGTACACAGGCTTTCTAAGGTACCACCCCACTACATTTAATGAAGCCTTAGGCGTAATTTTAAACATCCGACCTTTGCAGGAAATCAGTTAGCCGATCGACACTTGAGCAAAGAATACAAATGAAGCCATGACACCCTAgttgaatataaatataattttgaatatcttttaggttctttatttctatgtaataataaaacaataatataatctatgtaataataaaacaattataataaCGAGATATGCCTCTGCAAAGACATGAGTTCCATCGAGTTGTTAAGGAGCAATAAATTACCAATACGGTGCAAATAGTCCGCAAGGCGTACAAATAAAACATGTGGCTATAGGACTtgataatataaacaaaattctagAAGAAAGCAAAACTTTGCTATCGTTGAATGTTACGACCTTTTGAAGCACAAAAGGGGTGTTGAGATATcgcaagatatttttttttttttgtgcaaatttgcaattatttcacaAACTGTGTTGGCCCAGATGGAATTTTTGTTCTAGTTTTGTATAGTATACTTTTTCCTCCTACTCAACTTGCTTTGTTGTTGTGCCCCAGTTTAAAATAACTGAACAAATGTTTATCAAGTGCAAAACAGAAAACTCAAGTATTTCTTTGTGGCTTATCTGTGAGCAAATTCTATTTCTAATTGCATTATTGAGGCTAACGGCATTGTAACTGCATTCGTatgatttattttatgaaaagcaATGACGCTTTTATGATTTTACTTAAAACGATATACAAATAGTGTATTTAAAAgaagtattatatatacacgTGCACATATTTATGAGTATGTAAAGAATTTTCGGTTTAAACTGGCCCAAATAGAGTGATCATTTTGTATTATGATTTTTGATTTAGGAGACCTACTGTTGAACGTATTTATTTCATGTTATCACCAGGGACGGAATTATCCCAAGTACATACTAGCCGAGAACAGCATTGAAAATGTCACTACATCACCTAAAGTTGgcataaaatactaaaaaatagttcatttcacaattttcaaaaatattaaatgtttgaattacaatgaaaatatttttatgataccCACAAAtgtgcaattaaaaaaagtaaatcaaataaattatttgataagcacttttaatttgcacactggccaattaaaaaaaatccacacgaaattcaattatttttaaatcacaAGATTTGGGACTATAAGCTTCGCActacaatattttgaaatgttttttatatttatatgaaagtattattaattaaattaaagataCCACTAATTTTTCATTCCAATTCCACTGTATCTAATGGCAAtttctagaaatttttttggttttatacaCAGCTTATTAaatgtttgtataaaaattgttattataaaatttctaaaaaatcgcattaattttttatgattttttactcTGACactgttgcgcattttctccatactaAAAAAATGTCCGTCAGTCTCTATGTTTGCAAGAGCAGGACTAGCTAGAGTTGTTTCAAACCTTCATACACAAAGTCCTATGAAATGCTAGGCTAAATACAACCAATCAGAATTTGAAGAAGTTTCCTCCATTGAAGTCTATCATGggtgtttaaaaattaaatgatgatTTAATttcttagaataaaatatacttgaaaaacattatatttttaaattaaacatttttgtaaaaaaaaatgtttttgtcatttttgaaaaacattccaCTTAAAAACCTaatgcaagaatttttttaaacttaacttCAAGTCTTTAAAAAGCGCTGTCTATACCAAAGTtatcaacattaaataaatctcaaaattattaaaaaattgtctgtttattttccaattttaagaAAAGCTTCCGACCATGTCCAAAGTATTTCGATCCCATGACATGCTCACATATTAATCGAATAGACTAAGGattaacatatgtaaataattagtACTCTGAGGTTAATTCACTTATTCTTGCAAATgagttaataatatatattttctataaaagtatTAGATAATTAGAAAAGTTATTATGATTTGAAGATAATACTGCCGGAGAGCGCAAaggattattttatattccTTCACGCGTTTTTTTAAGCCACACTTTTCAAATCAATGAGCCACCGATTATTTAATTTCCACCCggcttatcaaaaattaataaaattcttttttgtcGATTGgctttatgcaaatttttattaaattaacgcGCACAATGAAGGAAAATTTTGGGCACACTGACTGACGCGAAGCCATGCATAGTGTGATTATTTGAGTTgtgttgtttatttaattaaattttttcataaaatgcgtTCTATAGACTTTGCCAAACTTAGTTATAGAGCGATCGTCTTATGAAAGTGGTCCTTCTGCAAGAAGTGCATTCCTATGAGATGACATCCACTTGCCACATAGCGAATAAAACAATGATCCTATTACGAACTAAGTTCCCAGAAAGTAGTATCTCCCGAGACAACGAAGTCAAATGTCTGGCGGGAGCTTGCCGTTTGTCACTATGGGACTCCTTTTTCTAGGTATACGAAAAAAAGATGATACCTGCTAATAAGCCCGAGGCAATTCCATAGATTAAGTATGAAATAATACGCGTTGTAAATGATATGTACAGCCAAAAAGCTTTGGACAGTTTTTATATTCGCATTCcgtgttgtcaaaaaagtcgTGGTGTCAATTTAATggatatttggtttaattcatAAATGCCATAGACTAAAAGGACATagtgaaatagaataaaaataatatcaatatATTTGTTTGTCTTTTATGCATAAAGAAAATCTGCGTTCTGATTGAATCACCCTGTATCTTCGCCCTTTAAAAATtgctcatttttttaataaatgcgccttaATGAACTTCACACGcactaaatgcaaataaatgtgAAAAGGTTCCAGTCTAATAGTTTCgtctaataaaattatttgcaacCGTCTAATTTTCaccttttaatttaaatgttttcaatAAAGTAACTTTGCATAGAAAAGTTCGCGAGCGTGCTAGAACAGTCTTTCGACCTCGACATACACAACTTACTTTTTATGTAGTATTTTAAGGTTTATAGATAAAGTCTATCTCTCTGAAAATAATAAACAGCACTCGCTAATAAACTTGTAAGTAAGTTCACGCCTTTGGTGAGCACATTCAGCGCAGAAACAAATAAATCTGATTtattacatttacatatgtacatctagTTTGATTCGCAGAGGGTATTGGGGTAGCAGAGCTACTGCATTTTTAGCGCTTACTGCACAtaaacatgtgtatgtatttaagttTGCCGATACGTTGGaacaacttacattttgaaGCAATCGGCCTATTTTTACACGCAACGCGAAAAACTGTGTTTGATCATTTTATATAAATGCCACAAAAGGCGCAAACTCCTTCAGTTTTCAAGTTGACTTGCTATATCTTACATCTCAGTACAAATCGTCAAACATCGGTGGCAGCGAAATGCTTTTGAAGGAGATTGCTaacttcatatttttaaattcattattgTGGTTGCTTGTTAAAGGGGTAAACAATTTTCTATATGATATTATATGGAAATGTgtcttacaaaataaactttcttacttaaatatattattcATAGGATACCAATGAAGATATAGATGTGCTTCttaaagcaaataaagaaatttctAATCCTTCTACAAATGACGAAATTGAATTTAAtcagcaaagaaaaaagttagaagaTGCCAAACAACTAAACACGGACGCGAGAAAAGAAGATGCTATTAAAGAATTTAATGCTTACCAAAGTGAGAGAGATTTTTTAAAGGAACAAATTAGTGCACTTATACCAAAGGCTGGGAACGTAGTTgaccttacaaatattttgcagcACGCTTTAGATGGAAGTAATAGAGTGAAAGAATTTGCTGTAGAATTTGTTGAAGAACAATTAAGTAAGGCTGGGCAGGCCAGTAGTGCATCAAATACTACTTCCTTTACTTCCATTGATAGCCTCCTTGACGCCATATCAAAATGGGCACAATCAGGAGGTATTACATTTTCGCCGAATTTACACAATCAAATAAATACCTACAATCCAATTTCATCGCAAGCCAACGATAATGCCAATTACAATGAAGAACTAAAAAAACTACTGATAATGCTGCTCAAAAAATGGGAATCTCTTAATAACGACACAGATGACGACTGGTTCAATTTGTTCGAGTGGTTTTAGAAGTCAGCAGAAACTACTTCAAAATTGTCTATATATACAGCtactatattgtttttttatttacaataatttgctTTATGGTGCTTTTATAACTTGCATCATATTATAATTTCACTGCTTTTACAtgatttacacattttaaataactcaaataaaTTTGGGAGTTCCAAAATATTGGAATTGGAAGCAGACATAACTTTTTAATCAAGAAGCAAACTACACGTATGCGAAGATTTGTAACCTATTAAAATGGAATCTGAGTTCAGTACAACCCAGCaatgaaagtttttcaaatattttggctATTTACTCCTTCAGCCTATATTTGAGCTTATATGTATAGCattgtgaaataatttaattttttactgaaataATAATCCAAAGTACAAGTCTTCAACTTTTAAACCCTTTTTGATTTGTACAAAATCATAATTGGACTTTGAGATTTCGTCTGCTGATAGTCACGTTCCAATCCTATTGGCTACAGAAGCCGCCTGCTAAATGATAAAGGCACATTTTATGTCTCAACAGAGcagatttcaaaaagttttcataCTTATCACGTGATCAAACAGGTCCCAGAATATGTTCATACAATctaaaacacaaatttattcctcaaaagtgttttttatcgccttcaaagtactcctcaTCAACGACAACGCACTTATGTCAGCGTTTGAGCCAGCTTTCGaaaaatttctggaactctattttcggtatagccattagAGCCATTTTTGCTCTTTCCATTACCTCTTTTTGGCTGctaaaacgcgttccccgtagtCGTGTTTTTAGACTAGATCAAACAGCAAAAATCATGGATGGTATTTGGAATTCAAGGATAACGATGGCACTGTGGGACGAAGCGTTATCGTGGCCACGagctattttttcaaaaatcctttcttttttggtgaATTGCTTTACGTAAACGACTCACAGTGGCCAAATAATAGACCTTATTAaccttctgaaaaaaattcgtgGAGTACAATACcgctttttttactaaaagcgacttgatttttgggtcttggttcattcggaaaTCTCCACTCACTCATCTGATGTCTGGATGACTGGTCGTACTCATAAATCCTTGTCTCGCCTCcaataatgatgcgtttgatgaatgttgggtcggatttaGCCTTGAGAATCATGTCATTAGTGATATAAACGAAGTCCTTTTTTGGCATGAAATTTAGATCCTTTGAGACCAACTTTACAGCAAACcgaaatcattaacta
Coding sequences within:
- the LOC129253197 gene encoding uncharacterized protein LOC129253197, encoding MLLKEIANFIFLNSLLWLLVKGDTNEDIDVLLKANKEISNPSTNDEIEFNQQRKKLEDAKQLNTDARKEDAIKEFNAYQSERDFLKEQISALIPKAGNVVDLTNILQHALDGSNRVKEFAVEFVEEQLSKAGQASSASNTTSFTSIDSLLDAISKWAQSGGITFSPNLHNQINTYNPISSQANDNANYNEELKKLLIMLLKKWESLNNDTDDDWFNLFEWF